Proteins found in one Serinicoccus marinus DSM 15273 genomic segment:
- a CDS encoding sugar transferase — MRTVDASYPFVIPDSLQGMVDRPSGGRKTPHRARRYLAPYLSTLKVLDLVLITVAVLAAYVTRFGLDESMQRVSGIGYGYIAFTLVLVWVLALHVQRAYDGRTVGHGVQEYRQVFAASTWVFAAVAIVGFAFRLEIARGFVIVAFPLGTLMLLAGRWGARRWLVARRKSGQLSDRVILVGDANHVAGLVTALRRSPDAGYNVLGACVDDAEGTVQGVPVLGPESDVLLQALDHHVDVVAVSSSAGLGTTGLRQLGWALESTDIDLVVAPGIMDVAGPRVLTRPVQGLPLIHVEAPRFVGPERVLKNVMDRLMALAVTLVLLPVMLAVALAVKLEDRGPVLFCQERIGQDGRSFSMFKFRSMVMDAEARLAELRDSNEGAGPMFKMQRDPRVTRVGAFIRRYSLDELPQLLNVLRGEMSLVGPRPPLPREVAEYARDTHRRLLVRPGMTGLWQISGRSDLSWEEAVRLDLYYVENWSPLLDGMIMWRTARVVLGSESGAY; from the coding sequence ATGAGAACTGTCGACGCCAGCTACCCCTTCGTCATCCCGGACTCGCTCCAGGGGATGGTCGACCGACCGAGCGGCGGTCGCAAGACGCCGCACCGTGCCCGGCGCTACCTCGCGCCCTACCTCAGCACCCTCAAGGTGCTCGACCTCGTGCTCATCACCGTGGCGGTCCTGGCCGCCTACGTGACCCGCTTCGGGCTGGACGAGTCCATGCAGCGGGTCTCCGGCATCGGCTACGGCTACATCGCCTTCACCCTGGTGCTCGTCTGGGTGCTCGCCCTCCACGTCCAGCGGGCCTACGACGGCCGCACCGTGGGCCACGGGGTGCAGGAGTACCGCCAGGTCTTCGCCGCCTCCACCTGGGTCTTCGCCGCCGTCGCCATCGTCGGCTTCGCCTTCCGGCTCGAGATCGCCCGTGGCTTCGTGATCGTGGCCTTCCCGCTGGGGACGTTGATGCTGCTCGCCGGCCGCTGGGGCGCCCGGCGCTGGCTGGTGGCCCGTCGCAAGAGCGGGCAGCTGTCCGACCGCGTCATCCTCGTCGGTGACGCGAACCACGTCGCCGGGCTCGTCACCGCGCTGCGCCGCAGCCCGGACGCCGGCTACAACGTCCTGGGCGCCTGTGTCGACGACGCCGAGGGAACGGTGCAGGGCGTGCCGGTGCTCGGCCCGGAGTCGGACGTGCTGCTCCAGGCCCTGGACCACCACGTCGACGTCGTGGCGGTCTCCTCCTCGGCCGGCCTCGGGACCACCGGGCTGCGTCAGCTCGGGTGGGCGCTGGAGTCCACCGACATCGACCTCGTCGTCGCCCCCGGCATCATGGACGTCGCCGGTCCCCGCGTGCTCACCCGCCCGGTGCAGGGCCTGCCGCTCATCCACGTCGAGGCCCCGCGCTTCGTCGGTCCCGAGCGGGTGCTCAAGAACGTCATGGACCGGCTCATGGCCCTGGCGGTCACGCTGGTCCTGCTGCCGGTCATGCTCGCCGTGGCGCTGGCGGTCAAGCTCGAGGACCGCGGCCCGGTGCTCTTCTGTCAGGAGCGCATCGGCCAGGACGGTCGCAGCTTCTCGATGTTCAAGTTCCGCAGCATGGTCATGGACGCCGAGGCCCGGCTCGCCGAGCTGAGAGACTCCAACGAGGGCGCCGGCCCGATGTTCAAGATGCAGCGTGACCCGCGGGTCACCCGCGTGGGCGCCTTCATCCGGCGCTACTCCCTGGACGAGCTGCCCCAGCTGCTCAACGTGCTGCGCGGCGAGATGAGCCTGGTCGGACCCCGTCCGCCGCTGCCGCGCGAGGTCGCCGAGTATGCCCGTGACACGCACCGCCGTCTGCTGGTGCGGCCCGGCATGACCGGCCTGTGGCAGATCAGCGGCCGCAGCGACCTCTCCTGGGAGGAGGCGGTGCGCCTCGACCTCTACTACGTGGAGAACTGGAGCCCTCTCCTCGACGGCATGATCATGTGGCGCACCGCGCGGGTCGTGCTTGGCTCCGAGAGCGGCGCCTACTGA
- the pheA gene encoding prephenate dehydratase → MRSRVAYLGPAGTFTEQAVRQWDVGRAHEAWPAPTVPAAIAALREGDAEAAVVPFENSVEGSVPATLQALLEDARVRICEEILVEVQFDLLARGSTTLGQVDVVATHPHAAAQTRDWLAQHLPRAELVQESSTARAAQAVAEGRYDAAIASPEAGAAYGLTPLARRIADRDGALTRFVLLRRDAPVPPPTGADRTTLVALIWQNRPGALLELLEQFAVRGIDLTRLESRPTGEGLGEYCFWIDADAHLSEARMSEALLGLRRTCRDVRFLGSYPRADGRLPAVPLHADEQAYREAREWLESL, encoded by the coding sequence GTGAGATCCCGCGTCGCCTATCTCGGCCCGGCCGGCACCTTCACCGAGCAGGCCGTGCGCCAGTGGGACGTCGGTCGAGCTCACGAGGCGTGGCCGGCGCCCACCGTTCCGGCCGCGATCGCCGCGCTGCGCGAGGGCGACGCCGAGGCGGCGGTGGTCCCCTTCGAGAACTCGGTGGAGGGGTCCGTGCCCGCCACCCTCCAGGCCCTCCTCGAGGACGCCCGGGTGCGGATCTGCGAGGAGATCCTCGTCGAGGTGCAGTTCGACCTCCTGGCCCGCGGCAGCACCACCCTCGGCCAGGTCGACGTCGTGGCCACGCACCCGCACGCGGCGGCCCAGACCAGGGACTGGTTGGCGCAGCACCTGCCGCGGGCCGAGCTCGTCCAGGAGTCCTCGACCGCGCGCGCCGCGCAGGCGGTGGCCGAGGGGCGCTACGACGCCGCGATCGCCTCGCCCGAGGCAGGGGCGGCCTACGGGCTCACCCCCCTCGCCCGGCGGATCGCCGACCGGGACGGCGCCCTGACCCGGTTCGTCCTGCTGCGCCGTGACGCACCGGTGCCCCCGCCGACCGGGGCGGACCGCACCACCCTCGTCGCCCTCATCTGGCAGAACCGGCCGGGCGCGCTCCTCGAGCTGCTGGAGCAGTTCGCCGTCCGGGGGATCGACCTGACCCGGCTGGAGTCCCGCCCGACCGGGGAAGGGCTGGGGGAGTACTGCTTCTGGATCGACGCCGACGCGCACCTGTCCGAGGCACGGATGAGCGAGGCGCTGCTGGGGCTGCGGCGCACGTGCCGGGACGTGCGCTTCCTCGGCTCCTACCCCCGCGCAGACGGCCGGCTGCCCGCGGTGCCCTTGCACGCGGACGAGCAGGCGTACCGCGAGGCGCGGGAGTGGCTCGAGAGCCTGTGA
- a CDS encoding GDSL-type esterase/lipase family protein → MSSAEREGRVELEYTPSADFQVADGPRDVGLCFVGDGFVAGYGDPRALGWVNRVVGRTDLSGTAEGGSLTSYNLGVRGSSSADVMNRWRAECPPRWAGRSERRLVIGVGAEDVAQGVTTARSRLNLANVLDEASSTGIATFVVGPTPTLDAEVNAKLQVLADALADVCARRGVPYVDCFAPLLSHDQWQSDLAAGDTVHPGQAGYGLMAWLVLNGGWTRWLQLDR, encoded by the coding sequence GTGAGCAGCGCCGAGCGCGAGGGCCGGGTGGAGCTGGAATACACCCCCAGCGCCGACTTCCAGGTCGCGGACGGCCCGCGGGACGTCGGTCTGTGCTTCGTCGGCGACGGTTTCGTGGCCGGCTACGGCGACCCGCGCGCGCTCGGCTGGGTCAACCGTGTCGTGGGCCGCACCGACCTCAGCGGCACCGCGGAGGGGGGGTCGCTCACCAGCTACAACCTCGGGGTGCGCGGGTCGAGCTCGGCGGACGTCATGAACCGCTGGCGCGCGGAGTGCCCGCCCCGCTGGGCCGGACGCTCCGAGCGTCGCCTCGTCATCGGGGTCGGGGCCGAGGACGTCGCCCAGGGGGTGACGACGGCTCGCTCCCGCCTCAACCTGGCGAACGTGCTGGACGAGGCCAGCTCGACGGGCATCGCCACCTTCGTCGTCGGCCCGACGCCCACGCTGGACGCCGAGGTCAACGCGAAGCTGCAGGTGCTCGCGGACGCGCTCGCCGACGTCTGCGCCCGCCGCGGCGTGCCCTACGTCGACTGCTTCGCCCCCCTGCTCAGCCACGACCAGTGGCAGTCCGACCTCGCCGCCGGCGACACCGTGCACCCCGGCCAGGCGGGCTACGGCCTCATGGCCTGGCTCGTCCTCAACGGCGGCTGGACCCGCTGGCTCCAGCTGGACCGCTGA
- a CDS encoding GNAT family N-acetyltransferase — translation MSGTATGPVALPDGLTASTPGEEDLDDLVRLLRRHEREARGWPGAQSDTVRAEVSGRGASTHRHEMVRDAQGDACAWLSLHDRAAGRVLVGVTLDPDLPDEEADPLAYWAFARVEELGRELLAERGMDRTQLDSGAFADDERQQRWLRAAGYDHVRDWWQMTRPVDPDEDAGSPELREGVRIHRVRQDDGVGMPDEEDLRAVHLVLEQSFADHFNSYRETFEEFVARLREDPGHRWDHWWLATVDGEPAGAVVASISRGSIDARGTASPDSSYIDYIGVHRRARGRGVAKGLLRTVIADAAARGRASVGLEVDADSPTGADGLYRSLGWETKYVTQSWHRALTHDEEGEQ, via the coding sequence ATGAGCGGGACCGCCACCGGCCCCGTCGCTCTCCCGGACGGCCTGACGGCGTCGACCCCGGGCGAGGAGGATCTCGACGACCTGGTGCGGCTGCTCCGGCGGCACGAGCGCGAGGCCCGCGGCTGGCCGGGCGCGCAGAGCGACACCGTCCGGGCCGAGGTCAGCGGACGCGGGGCGAGCACGCACCGGCACGAGATGGTCCGGGATGCCCAAGGAGATGCGTGCGCGTGGCTGAGCCTGCACGACCGCGCCGCCGGTCGTGTGCTCGTCGGGGTCACCCTCGACCCTGACCTGCCGGACGAGGAGGCCGACCCGCTCGCCTATTGGGCCTTCGCCCGGGTCGAGGAGCTCGGCCGGGAGCTGCTCGCGGAGCGCGGCATGGACCGCACCCAGCTGGACTCCGGGGCCTTCGCGGACGACGAGCGGCAGCAGCGCTGGCTGCGTGCAGCGGGCTACGACCACGTCCGGGACTGGTGGCAGATGACCCGCCCCGTGGACCCGGACGAGGACGCCGGGTCACCGGAGCTGCGCGAGGGGGTCCGGATCCATCGCGTGCGCCAGGACGACGGGGTGGGTATGCCGGACGAGGAGGATCTGCGCGCGGTGCACCTCGTCCTGGAGCAGTCCTTCGCCGACCACTTCAACTCCTACCGCGAGACCTTCGAGGAGTTCGTCGCCCGGCTGCGCGAGGACCCGGGCCACCGGTGGGACCACTGGTGGCTGGCCACCGTCGACGGTGAACCAGCCGGTGCGGTGGTGGCCTCGATCAGCCGCGGCAGCATCGACGCGCGGGGCACGGCGAGCCCGGACAGCTCCTACATCGACTACATCGGCGTCCACCGCCGCGCGCGAGGCCGTGGCGTGGCCAAGGGTCTGCTGCGCACGGTGATCGCCGACGCGGCCGCCCGTGGTCGTGCCTCGGTCGGGCTGGAGGTCGACGCCGACTCCCCCACGGGTGCCGACGGGCTCTACCGCTCACTGGGCTGGGAGACGAAGTACGTCACCCAGTCGTGGCACCGTGCCCTGACCCACGACGAGGAAGGTGAGCAGTGA
- a CDS encoding ABC transporter permease subunit — protein MMTLVRAELRKTSTTRISWTMPVAMFLVGGLFAALQGFALVSFGEIPGPDGQTIAPVEAFGETAIARLVYTGGFQFGYLLALVLGILSMSGEFRHQTITGTLLSTPRRGRLILGKLLALAVVVTLNGLAFIAGSLVGGGLILLSGDVALFPDAGGLVLTLLRLLLVLVLWGLIGFGLGVLITNQVIALFAGIAIALLVEPLLSFLIQFLDPVAEAARYFPSQATTAALDLYAGVDAEAADIFGGGDLLTWWVAALVLLGYALVMTVIGWVVTTRRDVA, from the coding sequence ATGATGACGCTCGTGCGCGCCGAGCTGCGCAAGACCAGCACCACCCGCATCTCCTGGACCATGCCGGTGGCGATGTTCCTCGTCGGTGGTCTCTTCGCCGCGCTGCAGGGCTTCGCCCTCGTGAGCTTCGGCGAGATCCCGGGGCCGGACGGGCAGACGATCGCCCCGGTCGAGGCCTTCGGCGAGACCGCGATCGCGCGGCTCGTCTACACCGGCGGCTTCCAGTTCGGCTACCTGCTGGCCCTCGTCCTCGGCATCCTGTCGATGAGCGGGGAGTTCCGGCACCAGACGATCACCGGCACGCTGCTGAGCACCCCGCGGCGGGGCCGGCTCATCCTGGGCAAGCTGCTCGCCCTGGCGGTCGTCGTCACCCTCAACGGGCTGGCCTTCATCGCGGGCAGCCTCGTGGGCGGCGGGCTCATCCTGCTCTCCGGCGACGTCGCCCTCTTCCCCGACGCAGGCGGTCTGGTGCTGACGCTGCTGCGGCTGCTCCTCGTCCTCGTGCTCTGGGGCCTCATCGGGTTCGGGCTCGGCGTGCTCATCACCAACCAGGTCATAGCCCTCTTCGCGGGCATCGCCATCGCCCTGCTCGTCGAGCCGCTGCTGAGCTTCCTCATCCAGTTCCTCGACCCCGTGGCCGAGGCCGCGCGCTACTTCCCGAGCCAGGCCACGACGGCTGCCCTCGACCTGTATGCCGGGGTGGACGCCGAGGCCGCCGACATCTTCGGCGGCGGTGATCTGCTCACCTGGTGGGTGGCCGCGCTGGTGCTGCTCGGCTACGCGCTGGTCATGACGGTGATCGGGTGGGTCGTCACCACCCGTCGCGACGTCGCCTGA
- a CDS encoding ABC transporter ATP-binding protein, with protein MTTPDAQQAPGTGISVRGLTKRFGSFTAVDDLTFEVAPGRVTGFLGPNGAGKTTTLRMLLGLISPTAGEALIGGRRYADLPRPMTTVGAALEATGFHPGRTGRNHLRVLAATHGIPDSRVDELLDLVGIPAAARKKAGGYSMGMRQRLGLAAALLGDPDVLLLDEPANGLDPEGIRWMRGFMRHLAAEQGKTVLVSSHLLGEVEQTVEDVVIIANGRLVRRGTMDELHGEPAVLARTADPGTLGHALEQAGLQVELAPDQGEGALRVHTGDLTAVGDVALAAGQPVHELRPLRTDLERLFLELTESPEHRNRNRSTGTEAA; from the coding sequence ATGACGACACCAGATGCGCAGCAGGCGCCAGGGACGGGGATCAGCGTCCGGGGACTGACCAAACGCTTCGGCAGCTTCACCGCCGTGGACGACCTGACCTTCGAGGTCGCCCCCGGGCGGGTGACCGGCTTCCTCGGACCCAACGGCGCCGGCAAGACGACGACCCTGCGGATGCTGCTCGGGCTGATCTCCCCCACGGCGGGTGAGGCGCTGATCGGCGGGCGGCGGTATGCCGACCTGCCGCGGCCGATGACCACGGTCGGGGCGGCCCTGGAGGCGACCGGGTTCCACCCCGGGCGCACCGGGCGCAACCACCTGCGGGTCCTCGCCGCGACGCACGGCATCCCCGACTCCCGGGTCGACGAGCTGCTCGACCTGGTCGGCATCCCGGCGGCCGCCCGCAAGAAGGCCGGTGGCTACTCGATGGGGATGCGCCAGCGGCTCGGTCTCGCGGCGGCGCTGCTCGGGGACCCCGACGTGCTGCTGCTCGACGAGCCGGCCAACGGCCTGGACCCCGAGGGCATCCGGTGGATGCGCGGCTTCATGCGCCACCTGGCCGCGGAGCAGGGCAAGACCGTGCTCGTCAGCTCCCACCTCCTCGGGGAGGTCGAGCAGACCGTCGAGGACGTCGTCATCATCGCCAACGGCCGGCTGGTGCGCCGCGGCACCATGGACGAGCTGCACGGCGAGCCGGCCGTGCTGGCGCGCACCGCCGATCCGGGTACCCTGGGCCACGCCCTGGAGCAGGCCGGGCTGCAGGTCGAGCTCGCGCCCGACCAGGGCGAGGGCGCGCTGCGGGTCCACACCGGCGACCTGACCGCCGTGGGCGACGTCGCGCTGGCGGCGGGGCAGCCGGTGCACGAGCTCAGACCGCTGCGGACCGACCTCGAGCGGCTCTTCCTGGAGCTGACCGAGTCGCCCGAGCACCGCAACCGCAACCGCTCGACCGGGACGGAGGCCGCCTGA
- the selD gene encoding selenide, water dikinase SelD — protein MGGTPVLAINLLGWPADLDDDLAREVLRGGAEVAALAGFPLAGGHSVTSPEPLYGLAVTGTARADALIRNDARGPRSARHAHQAARHRHPQQPPRPDRRGLPEAVATMTALNREASADAVGAGVRAGTDVTGFGLLGHLWKLCRASGVAAEIDVAAVPTIPGARESLTAGYLPGGSRRNLDWVRPHLETGAGVDEDDLLLLADAQTSGGLLLVGEVPDGVGTLIGRTVPAAGGGPTLHLR, from the coding sequence ATGGGCGGCACCCCGGTGCTGGCGATCAACCTGCTCGGCTGGCCCGCGGACCTCGACGACGACCTCGCCCGCGAGGTGCTCCGCGGCGGCGCCGAGGTCGCCGCCCTCGCGGGCTTTCCGCTCGCCGGCGGTCACTCCGTCACCTCCCCCGAGCCGCTCTACGGACTCGCCGTGACCGGGACCGCCCGCGCCGACGCGCTGATCCGCAACGACGCCCGCGGACCCCGGTCTGCCCGTCACGCTCACCAAGCCGCTCGGCACCGGCATCCTCAGCAACCGCCACGGCCGGACCGGCGAGGTCTTCCCGAGGCGGTGGCGACCATGACGGCCCTCAACCGGGAGGCCTCGGCCGACGCCGTCGGCGCGGGGGTGCGCGCCGGCACGGACGTCACCGGGTTCGGGCTGCTGGGGCACCTGTGGAAGTTGTGCCGCGCCTCCGGCGTCGCGGCCGAGATCGACGTCGCCGCCGTGCCCACGATCCCCGGCGCGCGGGAGAGCCTGACGGCGGGCTACCTGCCCGGCGGGAGCCGGCGCAACCTGGACTGGGTGCGGCCCCACCTCGAGACCGGCGCCGGCGTCGATGAGGACGACCTGCTCCTCCTCGCCGACGCCCAGACCAGCGGCGGCCTGCTGCTCGTCGGCGAGGTGCCGGACGGCGTCGGCACCCTGATCGGCCGGACCGTGCCGGCCGCGGGGGGAGGCCCGACCCTGCACCTGCGGTGA
- a CDS encoding selenocysteine-specific translation elongation factor encodes MTVVATAGHVDHGKSTLVRALTGMEPDRWEAERRRGLTLDLGYAWTTLPRSGALAFVDVPGHRRFIGNMLSGLGPVAAVLLVVAADGGWSAQSEEHLRAAHALRLRHGVLAATRADLADPTAALGQARERLVGTSLAGIPATSVSARTGAGLVELRELLDSCAAGMPAPPADAPVRLWIDRAFTVRGAGTVVTGTLPAGTVAAQDRLLLTPPDGSRPREVVVRGVQTLGEDVGRVEGAARVALNLRGVDLSDVGRGQALLGAERPWWRTDTSDVLLDDGVDALPAQVTVHAGTVSVPGRLRTLDGHHARLHTELPLPLVLGDRLILRDPGREGAIVGAEVLDPVAPPLRRSGAARKRAAALRGDPGEDTSGGAARGADRAPKGGTDAVATSAVTGVELGGRRVAAATADLWVGALTTLVADRAAADPLDPWLPLGTTVATLRRQVGVPDRLVLEAVAARASLVVRDDRVGPSPGSSPGPTTTSGALPGDPPGLAALLGRLADDPLDAPTRPEIEVLGVGRREIATASARGALLRLPGEVLLGPDAPARALRALADLPQPWTTSTAREALGVSRRVTIALLEHLDARGHTRRDPEGTRTLLT; translated from the coding sequence ATGACCGTCGTCGCCACCGCGGGTCATGTCGACCACGGCAAGTCGACCCTGGTCCGCGCGCTGACCGGCATGGAGCCGGACCGCTGGGAGGCGGAACGGCGCCGCGGGCTCACCCTCGACCTCGGGTATGCCTGGACCACGCTCCCCCGCTCCGGCGCCCTGGCCTTCGTCGACGTGCCCGGTCACCGCCGCTTCATCGGCAACATGCTCAGCGGTCTGGGGCCGGTGGCCGCGGTCCTGCTCGTCGTCGCCGCCGACGGCGGCTGGAGCGCGCAGTCGGAGGAGCACCTGCGTGCCGCGCACGCGCTGCGGCTGCGGCACGGGGTGCTCGCGGCGACCCGTGCGGATCTCGCCGACCCGACCGCCGCGCTGGGGCAGGCGCGGGAGCGGCTCGTGGGGACGAGCCTCGCGGGCATCCCGGCGACCTCCGTGTCGGCCCGCACCGGCGCCGGTCTGGTCGAGCTGCGCGAGCTGCTGGACTCCTGCGCCGCGGGGATGCCCGCTCCGCCCGCCGACGCGCCGGTCCGGCTCTGGATCGACCGTGCCTTCACCGTCCGCGGCGCCGGCACCGTCGTCACGGGGACCCTGCCCGCGGGGACGGTCGCGGCGCAGGACCGGTTGCTGCTGACCCCGCCCGACGGGTCGCGGCCCCGCGAGGTGGTGGTGCGCGGGGTCCAGACCCTGGGTGAGGACGTCGGGCGCGTGGAGGGCGCGGCGCGGGTCGCGCTCAACCTGCGCGGGGTGGACCTGTCCGACGTCGGTCGGGGACAGGCCCTGCTGGGCGCGGAGCGGCCGTGGTGGCGCACGGACACCAGCGACGTGCTGCTCGACGACGGCGTCGATGCCCTGCCCGCCCAGGTGACGGTGCACGCCGGGACGGTCTCCGTGCCCGGCAGGCTGCGCACCCTCGACGGGCACCACGCCCGGCTGCACACCGAGCTCCCGCTGCCGCTCGTGCTGGGCGACCGCCTCATCCTGCGGGACCCGGGCCGCGAGGGGGCGATCGTCGGGGCGGAGGTGCTCGACCCGGTGGCCCCGCCGCTGCGGCGCAGCGGCGCCGCCCGGAAGCGGGCGGCGGCTCTGCGTGGGGATCCCGGCGAGGACACGTCGGGCGGGGCAGCACGGGGTGCGGACCGCGCGCCGAAGGGGGGGACGGACGCCGTGGCGACGAGCGCAGTCACCGGCGTGGAGCTGGGCGGCCGCCGCGTCGCTGCGGCGACCGCCGACCTGTGGGTGGGGGCGCTGACCACGCTGGTGGCTGACCGGGCGGCCGCGGACCCGCTCGACCCCTGGCTGCCGCTCGGCACCACCGTGGCGACCCTGCGCCGCCAGGTCGGGGTGCCCGACCGGCTCGTGCTGGAGGCGGTCGCGGCACGCGCGAGCCTGGTGGTCCGCGACGACCGCGTGGGGCCCTCGCCCGGCAGCAGCCCCGGACCCACGACGACCTCGGGGGCGCTCCCAGGCGACCCGCCGGGCCTGGCCGCGCTCCTGGGGCGGCTCGCCGACGACCCGTTGGACGCCCCCACCCGGCCCGAGATCGAGGTCCTGGGCGTGGGACGGCGGGAGATCGCGACCGCGAGCGCGCGCGGTGCGCTGCTCCGGCTGCCGGGCGAGGTGCTGCTCGGCCCGGACGCCCCGGCCCGGGCCCTGAGGGCGCTCGCCGACCTGCCGCAGCCATGGACGACGAGCACGGCGCGCGAAGCCCTCGGGGTCAGCCGGCGGGTGACGATCGCGCTGCTCGAGCACCTGGACGCGCGCGGGCATACCCGACGCGACCCGGAGGGCACCCGCACGCTGCTCACCTGA
- the selA gene encoding L-seryl-tRNA(Sec) selenium transferase translates to MRRVVDPRRGIPSTDAVLRDLAVSPHVAEVGRDRAVPLVADAQRRARAGDLDPGAVVRTVAAQLAALDPGPGTRPVLNATGVVVHTNLGRAPLSEAARGALVDAAGYTDVELDLTTGARGRRGAGTLEALLAAVPEAQDALVVGNGAAALLLATTALAAGREVVVSRGEMIEIGDGFRLPDLVESGGARLREVGTTNRTHLRDYEQALDRTGADVGALLKVHPSNFRVEGFVSSVPVADLAGLADARQRPLVVDLGSGLLEPDVDLPEEPDARTTLRAGAGLVTASADKLLGGPQAGVVLGRADLVARLRRHPMARALRVDKLTLAALTATVRGRATTPVTLARRARDGQLRERADRLAAALRDHGITAEVVPHDGRVGGGGAPGIPLAGWAVAVPEPLAAPLRAGRPAVLPRVHDGACLLDPRCVPTEQDDVLVRAVVAAARAAQPGR, encoded by the coding sequence GTGAGGCGGGTGGTCGACCCGCGCCGCGGCATACCCTCCACCGACGCGGTGCTGCGCGACCTCGCCGTCTCCCCGCACGTGGCCGAGGTGGGACGGGACAGGGCGGTGCCGCTCGTCGCCGACGCGCAGCGACGTGCCCGGGCCGGTGACCTCGACCCGGGCGCGGTCGTGCGGACCGTCGCGGCGCAGCTGGCGGCACTCGACCCCGGCCCGGGGACGCGGCCGGTCCTCAACGCCACCGGTGTCGTCGTGCACACCAACCTCGGTCGTGCACCGCTGAGCGAGGCGGCCCGGGGGGCCCTCGTCGACGCGGCGGGCTACACCGACGTCGAGCTCGACCTCACCACCGGCGCCCGCGGGCGGCGAGGGGCAGGGACTCTCGAGGCGCTGCTCGCCGCGGTGCCCGAGGCGCAGGACGCGCTCGTCGTGGGCAACGGCGCGGCCGCGCTGCTGCTGGCCACCACCGCGCTCGCCGCCGGTCGCGAGGTGGTCGTGAGCCGGGGCGAGATGATCGAGATCGGCGACGGCTTCCGGCTGCCCGACCTCGTCGAGTCCGGCGGGGCACGGCTGCGCGAGGTCGGCACCACCAACCGCACCCACCTGCGCGACTACGAGCAGGCCCTGGACCGGACCGGCGCGGACGTCGGCGCGCTGCTCAAGGTGCACCCCAGCAACTTCCGGGTGGAGGGCTTCGTGAGCAGCGTCCCCGTGGCCGACCTGGCCGGGCTCGCCGACGCCCGGCAGCGGCCGCTGGTCGTGGACCTCGGCAGCGGCCTGCTCGAGCCGGACGTCGACCTGCCCGAGGAGCCGGATGCCCGCACCACGCTGCGCGCCGGGGCCGGGCTGGTCACCGCGAGCGCCGACAAGCTTCTCGGCGGCCCGCAGGCCGGGGTCGTCCTGGGCCGGGCCGACCTGGTGGCCCGGTTGCGCCGCCACCCGATGGCGCGCGCGCTGCGTGTCGACAAGCTCACGCTCGCCGCGCTCACCGCGACGGTGCGTGGGCGTGCCACCACGCCGGTGACGCTGGCCCGGCGGGCCCGGGACGGGCAGCTGCGCGAGCGTGCCGACCGTCTCGCCGCCGCGCTGCGCGACCACGGGATCACCGCCGAGGTGGTCCCGCACGACGGGCGCGTGGGCGGTGGTGGCGCGCCAGGCATACCGTTGGCCGGCTGGGCGGTCGCCGTGCCCGAGCCGCTGGCGGCCCCGCTGCGGGCCGGCCGTCCGGCGGTGCTCCCGCGGGTGCACGACGGGGCCTGCCTCCTCGACCCGCGGTGCGTGCCGACCGAGCAGGACGACGTGCTCGTGCGGGCCGTGGTCGCCGCCGCCCGCGCGGCGCAGCCCGGGCGATGA